A window of the Rhodoferax sp. GW822-FHT02A01 genome harbors these coding sequences:
- a CDS encoding RNA polymerase sigma factor FliA, protein MYTAKGQLDRNALIKQYQPLVRRLAHHMMAKLPPSVEVDDLIQVGMIGLADALTRYEAAQGVQFETFATQRIRGAMLDELRENDWMSRGSRKSQKDIEIAIRKVEHKVGRSPMESEIAAELGMSLSDYQTLLGKVRGTQLVYLEDMTGRNEDDDTYLDRHVADTESDPLNMLRDQKLREALVAAIKLLPQREQYIMSMYYEQDMNLKEIAAVLEVTESRVCQLHSQSIARLRAKMRSH, encoded by the coding sequence ATGTACACGGCCAAAGGTCAACTGGACCGCAACGCGCTGATCAAGCAGTACCAGCCACTGGTACGTCGGCTGGCGCACCACATGATGGCCAAATTGCCCCCCAGCGTGGAGGTGGATGACCTGATCCAGGTGGGGATGATCGGCCTGGCGGATGCACTCACACGCTACGAAGCCGCTCAGGGCGTGCAGTTCGAGACCTTTGCGACCCAGCGCATACGCGGCGCCATGCTCGACGAGCTACGCGAGAACGACTGGATGTCGCGTGGATCCCGCAAGAGCCAGAAGGACATCGAAATCGCTATCCGCAAGGTCGAGCACAAGGTCGGACGCTCTCCCATGGAGTCGGAAATTGCCGCCGAACTGGGCATGAGTCTGTCCGATTACCAGACTTTGCTGGGCAAAGTGCGCGGCACCCAGCTGGTCTACCTGGAAGACATGACCGGGCGCAATGAAGACGACGACACCTATCTGGACCGCCATGTGGCAGATACCGAATCCGACCCGCTCAATATGCTGCGCGACCAGAAGCTGCGCGAGGCACTGGTGGCCGCCATCAAGCTGCTACCCCAGCGCGAGCAGTACATCATGAGCATGTACTACGAGCAGGACATGAACCTCAAGGAAATTGCCGCTGTACTGGAAGTGACCGAATCGCGCGTCTGCCAGTTGCACAGCCAGTCGATTGCCAGACTGCGCGCCAAGATGCGCTCGCACTGA
- the flgC gene encoding flagellar basal body rod protein FlgC: MSMFSIFNVSGSAISSQAQRLNVVASNLANADAVAGPDGKGYKARQVIFETVPMDSQASAGVKVSGIQESQEPLKRVHNPSHPSADADGYVTQSNVNPVEEMVNMISASRSYQNNVEVMNTAKTLLLKTLQMGQ, translated from the coding sequence ATGTCCATGTTTTCCATTTTCAACGTCTCGGGCAGCGCCATCAGTTCACAGGCGCAGCGCCTCAACGTGGTGGCCAGCAATTTGGCCAATGCCGATGCCGTGGCCGGACCCGATGGAAAAGGCTACAAGGCGCGCCAGGTCATCTTCGAAACCGTGCCCATGGACTCGCAGGCTTCCGCCGGCGTCAAGGTCAGCGGCATCCAGGAGAGCCAGGAGCCGCTCAAACGCGTGCACAACCCGTCACACCCCTCTGCCGATGCGGATGGCTATGTGACCCAGTCCAACGTGAACCCGGTGGAAGAGATGGTCAACATGATCTCTGCTTCGCGTTCCTACCAGAACAACGTCGAGGTGATGAACACCGCCAAGACCTTGCTGCTCAAAACCCTGCAAATGGGTCAATAA
- the flgG gene encoding flagellar basal-body rod protein FlgG, producing MINSLWISKTGMEAQQMQLDVISNNLANVSTNGFKKAHAVFEDLMYQNLRQVGATTAEQSTLPTGLQVGLGVRTVATSRNFTQGSMQQTNNNLDVAIQGNGFFQVTMPDGTTGYTRDGSFQLDNQGRMVTANGLLVQGGITVPSNATNVAVAANGTVTASIPGTTTPQTIGTITLANFVNPAGLEPKGQNTYAESAASGQPNAGTAGSNGLGNIMQGFVETSNVNVVQELVSMIQTQRAYEMNSKAIQTSDQMLQKLGQL from the coding sequence ATGATCAACTCGCTCTGGATCTCCAAGACCGGAATGGAAGCCCAGCAAATGCAGCTGGACGTGATTTCCAACAACCTGGCCAATGTGTCCACCAACGGCTTCAAGAAAGCACACGCCGTCTTCGAAGACCTGATGTACCAGAACCTGCGTCAAGTCGGCGCCACCACCGCCGAGCAAAGCACCTTGCCTACCGGCCTGCAGGTCGGCCTGGGTGTGCGCACGGTGGCGACCAGCCGCAATTTCACCCAGGGCAGCATGCAGCAGACCAACAACAACCTGGATGTGGCCATTCAGGGAAACGGCTTCTTCCAGGTGACCATGCCGGATGGCACCACCGGCTACACCCGAGACGGCTCCTTCCAGCTGGACAATCAGGGCCGCATGGTCACAGCCAACGGTTTGCTGGTGCAAGGCGGCATCACCGTGCCCTCCAATGCGACCAATGTGGCAGTGGCCGCCAACGGTACGGTCACGGCCAGCATTCCCGGCACCACCACGCCGCAGACCATTGGAACCATCACGCTGGCCAACTTTGTGAATCCGGCCGGCCTGGAGCCCAAGGGCCAGAACACCTATGCCGAAAGCGCCGCCTCCGGCCAGCCCAATGCGGGCACCGCTGGCTCCAACGGCCTGGGCAACATCATGCAGGGCTTTGTGGAAACATCGAACGTGAACGTGGTGCAGGAACTGGTCAGCATGATCCAGACCCAGCGTGCCTACGAGATGAACTCCAAGGCCATCCAGACTTCCGACCAGATGCTGCAAAAGCTCGGCCAGCTGTAA
- a CDS encoding flagellar basal body L-ring protein FlgH codes for MSSSTSTLARRSAVAATVLLCAACAPLPQKVVVDFAEPKVTPASASADAMVRKPNGSLFQQTNYRPAFEDSRARLLGDLVTIQIVESLAASQVTASTVNRNTSADTTISAAPLPGLLGADLMNLNMGAKTNNDFSGKGGTTAANTFTGSITATVVEVLPNGNLVVSGEKQIGVNQNVDVMRFTGTVDPRLLQPNNIISSTQVANVRVESKGRGAQGEAQTVGWLSRFFLSFNPF; via the coding sequence ATGTCCTCTTCCACCTCTACCCTTGCGCGCCGCAGCGCTGTTGCGGCCACGGTCTTGCTGTGCGCCGCCTGCGCGCCGCTGCCGCAAAAAGTCGTGGTGGACTTCGCCGAACCCAAGGTGACACCGGCAAGCGCCAGCGCCGACGCCATGGTGCGCAAGCCCAATGGCAGCCTGTTCCAGCAGACCAACTATCGCCCCGCGTTCGAGGACAGCCGGGCCCGCCTGCTCGGCGATCTGGTCACCATCCAGATTGTGGAAAGCCTGGCCGCCAGCCAGGTCACCGCGTCCACCGTCAACCGCAACACATCGGCCGACACCACCATCAGCGCGGCCCCCTTGCCCGGTCTGCTGGGGGCCGACCTGATGAACCTGAACATGGGCGCCAAGACCAACAACGACTTCTCCGGCAAGGGCGGAACCACGGCGGCCAACACCTTCACCGGATCGATCACCGCCACGGTGGTCGAGGTGCTGCCCAACGGCAACCTGGTGGTTTCCGGCGAAAAGCAGATTGGCGTGAACCAGAATGTGGACGTGATGCGCTTCACCGGCACGGTGGACCCGCGCCTGCTGCAGCCCAACAACATCATCAGCTCCACCCAGGTCGCCAACGTGCGCGTGGAGTCCAAGGGCCGCGGCGCCCAGGGTGAAGCCCAAACAGTTGGCTGGTTATCCCGGTTCTTTTTGAGCTTTAATCCGTTCTAA
- a CDS encoding flagellar hook capping FlgD N-terminal domain-containing protein → MVASVSSSTSSTSNTASSLNSTSAQDQQDRFLKLLVAQLNNQDPMNPMDNAQMTTQIAQINTVSGIQQLNDTIKSMASQYTSMQVMQGAAMIGHQVVADGSTISVNSGVGTAALSLDADASSVQVQVLSSSGSVIDQINLGAMKAGNHNFQWDASKYKGTDNPSFKIIAKQGTTAVTGTPLVRDTIASVGTDSTGAMTLNLKSGTSIKYDTIVSIL, encoded by the coding sequence ATGGTCGCCTCAGTCAGCTCCTCCACCTCCTCAACCAGCAACACAGCCTCGTCGTTGAACTCCACCTCGGCGCAAGATCAGCAGGACCGTTTCCTGAAGCTGCTGGTGGCGCAGCTCAACAACCAGGACCCCATGAACCCCATGGACAACGCCCAGATGACGACGCAGATCGCGCAGATCAACACCGTCTCGGGCATCCAGCAGCTCAACGACACCATCAAGTCGATGGCCTCGCAATACACCTCCATGCAGGTCATGCAGGGTGCGGCCATGATCGGTCACCAGGTGGTGGCCGACGGCTCCACCATCAGTGTCAACAGCGGCGTGGGCACTGCGGCACTCAGCCTGGATGCCGACGCCTCCAGCGTGCAGGTGCAGGTGCTCTCTTCCAGCGGTTCGGTGATCGACCAGATCAACCTGGGCGCCATGAAGGCCGGCAACCACAACTTCCAGTGGGATGCGTCCAAGTACAAGGGTACCGACAACCCCAGCTTCAAGATCATCGCCAAGCAGGGCACCACCGCCGTGACAGGGACACCGCTGGTGCGCGACACCATTGCTTCGGTCGGAACCGATTCCACTGGTGCCATGACGCTCAACCTCAAGAGCGGCACCAGCATCAAGTACGACACCATCGTATCCATTCTCTAA
- the flgB gene encoding flagellar basal body rod protein FlgB: MFANLTNGLDFQAKALVLRAERQRVIASNIANADTPGYVGRDVNFKEAMNAALGETQAGGRLQLSRSNETAASSDGTSHSAHIPLQSTLGSLGDGTNSLAYTVQSQPSMDGNSVDLDQERANFVDNSVRYEATLRFINGSSKTILSAIQGQ, from the coding sequence ATGTTTGCCAATTTGACCAACGGACTGGACTTTCAGGCCAAAGCACTGGTGCTTCGGGCCGAGCGTCAGCGCGTCATTGCCAGCAACATTGCCAACGCCGACACGCCCGGCTACGTCGGGCGCGACGTCAATTTCAAGGAGGCCATGAATGCCGCCCTGGGCGAAACCCAGGCCGGTGGCCGGCTGCAACTGTCCCGCAGCAATGAAACCGCCGCCAGCAGTGACGGCACTTCCCACAGCGCCCACATTCCGCTGCAAAGCACACTGGGCAGCCTGGGTGACGGCACCAATTCCCTGGCCTATACGGTTCAGAGCCAACCCTCCATGGACGGCAACAGCGTGGACCTGGACCAGGAGCGCGCCAACTTCGTCGACAACTCGGTCCGCTATGAAGCCACCCTTCGCTTCATTAACGGCTCGTCCAAGACAATCTTGAGCGCCATCCAGGGCCAGTAG
- a CDS encoding flagellar basal body rod protein FlgF: MDRLIYTSMTGASAAANRQAILASNLANVSTNGFRAQLETYRAVPLNGEGASTRVFAVESTAGFLDKPGFAQQTGRALDAMTTDKSWFAVQALDGNEAYTRNGSFEVAADGTLKTSNGLPVLSSGGAPITVPQDSEVTISYDGTVSAKAINQPITVVGKLKQVTPNEEDPLKRGDDGLFRTYSGNPLDNDETARLHVGVLEGSNVNAIETMVGMIQTARQFEAQTKLLSSAEANDRSAAQLLGLQG, translated from the coding sequence ATGGACCGCCTGATATACACCTCCATGACCGGGGCCAGCGCTGCCGCGAACCGGCAGGCGATTCTGGCGAGCAACCTGGCCAATGTATCCACCAACGGCTTTCGTGCCCAACTGGAAACCTACCGTGCCGTTCCGCTCAATGGCGAAGGTGCCAGCACCCGCGTGTTTGCGGTGGAGTCCACCGCCGGATTTCTGGACAAGCCCGGCTTTGCCCAGCAGACCGGGCGCGCGCTGGATGCCATGACCACCGACAAAAGCTGGTTTGCGGTGCAGGCTCTGGACGGCAACGAGGCATACACCCGCAACGGCAGCTTTGAAGTGGCGGCAGACGGCACGCTCAAGACGTCCAACGGCTTACCTGTGCTCTCCAGCGGTGGGGCTCCCATCACCGTGCCACAGGACTCCGAAGTCACCATCAGCTACGACGGCACCGTGAGTGCCAAGGCCATCAACCAGCCCATCACCGTGGTGGGCAAGCTCAAACAGGTCACACCCAACGAGGAAGACCCACTCAAGCGCGGTGATGACGGGCTGTTTCGCACCTACTCGGGCAACCCGCTGGACAACGACGAAACCGCCCGGCTGCATGTGGGTGTGCTTGAGGGTTCCAACGTGAATGCGATCGAGACCATGGTCGGCATGATCCAGACCGCACGCCAGTTCGAAGCGCAAACCAAGCTGCTCAGCAGCGCCGAAGCCAATGACCGCTCTGCTGCCCAACTGTTGGGCTTGCAAGGCTGA
- the flgM gene encoding flagellar biosynthesis anti-sigma factor FlgM produces the protein MRVTGQPLSDVSGQKPQQTNAPKADQNAAQTATKSASNAGVAVVIGGAARSLSKDSVNQHSEIDNAKVQAVKASIKDGTFVVNPEAIADKLLSNSQDLLNTTLK, from the coding sequence ATGAGAGTTACTGGCCAACCCCTATCCGACGTTTCCGGGCAAAAGCCCCAGCAGACCAATGCGCCCAAGGCAGACCAGAATGCGGCTCAAACTGCAACCAAGTCAGCCTCCAACGCCGGCGTGGCCGTGGTGATCGGTGGAGCCGCACGCTCCCTGAGCAAGGACTCGGTCAATCAACATTCGGAAATCGACAATGCCAAAGTGCAGGCCGTAAAGGCGTCCATCAAGGACGGCACCTTTGTAGTCAACCCGGAAGCCATCGCCGACAAGCTGCTTTCCAATTCGCAGGACCTGCTCAATACCACGCTGAAATAA
- the flgA gene encoding flagellar basal body P-ring formation chaperone FlgA — protein MRTLIQIRPQHMRWLLLRGLLVAAAVLLLGKIAHAQSQEPDYAAMALKWARSNVNASLPESATPLRVDMTVGALDSRLRLAPCGNVEAYLPPGSRLWGHTRVGVRCVDGVSRWNVSVPLTVKVFGNAWVVRGQVMAGAALAQSDLVQTEVDWAEDSSPVLIDAALWLGQTATRQLMTGQVLRQGMVRPTQVFQAGTQVRVVAEGAGFQISSDAQALSAGVVGQTARVRMDNGRVTSGTVLDARTVKIEL, from the coding sequence ATGCGCACACTGATACAGATACGGCCACAGCACATGCGCTGGTTGCTGCTTCGCGGGCTGCTGGTAGCGGCTGCTGTATTGCTGCTGGGCAAGATCGCACACGCTCAAAGCCAGGAGCCCGACTATGCCGCAATGGCACTGAAATGGGCGCGCAGCAACGTCAATGCCTCGCTGCCGGAATCTGCAACGCCGCTGCGCGTGGATATGACGGTGGGCGCGCTGGACAGCCGCTTGCGTCTGGCGCCCTGCGGTAATGTGGAGGCTTACCTGCCACCCGGCTCGCGTCTGTGGGGGCATACCCGGGTTGGCGTGCGTTGCGTGGATGGCGTCTCGCGCTGGAATGTGAGCGTTCCGCTGACCGTCAAGGTATTTGGCAATGCCTGGGTGGTGCGGGGCCAGGTGATGGCTGGTGCCGCGCTGGCGCAAAGCGATCTGGTACAGACTGAAGTGGACTGGGCCGAAGACAGCAGCCCGGTGCTGATCGATGCGGCCCTTTGGCTGGGGCAGACCGCCACCCGCCAATTGATGACCGGACAGGTGCTGCGCCAGGGCATGGTGCGGCCGACCCAGGTGTTCCAGGCCGGCACACAGGTCCGGGTCGTGGCCGAAGGGGCGGGTTTCCAGATTTCCAGTGACGCGCAGGCGCTCTCGGCCGGTGTGGTCGGTCAAACCGCCCGGGTGCGCATGGACAACGGACGGGTCACCAGTGGCACGGTACTGGATGCACGCACAGTAAAAATTGAGCTCTAA
- the flgE gene encoding flagellar hook protein FlgE, with translation MSFQTGLSGLNASSQSLDVIGNNIANANTIGMKSSRAEFADLVASTIGAGGANVSPGIGTAVGAISQQFTQGNVSITGNSLDIAINGSGFFQLTKPDGTTAYSRNGQFKLDKDGNIVTNTGANLMGYPTDTTGAATSTTPQKLALPTGASIPAKVTGTITAEMNLDARAPIASATTAPGQYGTSVVAYDTQGNQVPLSLYFVKSANNTWSGYTDLTAAQTAITSADYSTANATLVFSTTGTLISPTAATSITLNSPYNGIGNFNVQLDLTKATQYGTDFAVSNLTQDGYTAGNFTGLSIDSKGVITTTYSNGQTMKNGGMVALANFRNTQGLTPTGGGEYTETFKSGQAQLGKPTIGNYGELRSGALEESNVDLTAELVNMMTAQRAYQANAQTIKTQDQIMSTLVNLR, from the coding sequence ATGAGCTTTCAAACAGGTCTCTCCGGACTGAACGCCTCCAGCCAAAGCCTGGACGTCATCGGCAACAACATCGCCAATGCCAACACGATTGGCATGAAGTCATCGCGTGCCGAGTTTGCCGATCTGGTGGCTTCCACCATTGGCGCTGGTGGCGCCAATGTGTCGCCCGGAATTGGTACTGCGGTGGGGGCGATATCACAGCAATTCACGCAGGGCAATGTGAGCATCACCGGCAACTCGTTGGACATCGCCATCAATGGCAGCGGCTTCTTCCAGCTCACCAAGCCCGATGGCACCACCGCCTACTCCCGCAACGGACAGTTCAAGCTGGACAAGGACGGCAACATCGTCACCAACACGGGCGCCAACCTCATGGGTTACCCCACCGACACGACCGGCGCCGCCACGAGCACGACCCCGCAAAAGCTCGCCCTTCCCACGGGCGCATCCATTCCCGCCAAGGTGACCGGTACGATTACCGCGGAAATGAACCTCGACGCGCGTGCGCCCATTGCCTCTGCCACCACGGCGCCCGGCCAGTACGGTACATCGGTTGTGGCCTACGACACGCAGGGCAACCAGGTTCCCCTGAGCCTCTACTTTGTCAAAAGCGCCAACAACACCTGGAGTGGATATACCGACCTCACTGCCGCACAAACAGCCATTACCAGTGCTGACTACAGCACCGCGAATGCCACGCTGGTCTTCAGCACCACCGGCACCCTGATATCACCCACCGCCGCCACGTCCATTACGCTGAACTCGCCCTACAACGGCATTGGCAACTTCAATGTGCAACTGGACCTGACCAAGGCCACCCAGTACGGGACCGATTTCGCGGTCTCCAACCTGACGCAGGACGGCTATACCGCGGGCAACTTCACCGGCCTGAGCATCGACAGCAAGGGCGTCATCACCACCACCTATTCCAATGGCCAGACCATGAAGAACGGTGGCATGGTGGCCCTGGCCAACTTCCGCAACACGCAGGGCCTGACGCCCACGGGTGGCGGCGAGTACACCGAAACCTTCAAGTCCGGCCAGGCCCAGCTGGGCAAACCCACCATCGGTAACTACGGCGAGCTGCGCTCCGGTGCACTGGAAGAATCCAACGTGGACCTGACCGCCGAGCTGGTCAACATGATGACCGCCCAGCGCGCCTACCAGGCCAACGCCCAGACCATCAAGACACAGGACCAGATCATGTCGACCCTGGTCAACCTGCGCTAA
- a CDS encoding flagellar basal body P-ring protein FlgI — protein sequence MKTQTHTPSGTGQQQLLRLWVALGLALCGLFFTPWAQAARVKEIASIEGVRSNQLTGFGLVVGLDGTGDQTTQMPYTTQGLANYLRQLGLTLPAAQLTQLQMKNVAAVLVTAQLPAFARPGQSMDVSVSSIGNAKSVKGGTLIATPLKGADGEVYAMAQGNIIVAGAGASSGGSKVTVNHLGVGRIPDGAQVERAVPTPLLEGNSISLSLNASDFQTARKVAAAVNQHFGAGIAAALDGRTVQVQVPPGPNDRVSFIAEMEELPVESSVQSAKVIINARTGSIVLNQAVTLGACAIAHGNLSISISSTPSVSQPGAFSGGQTVTTEKANIDIKSEPGKLIQLPAAAQLADVVKALNSLGATPQDLLAILQAIKSAGALNAELEVI from the coding sequence ATGAAAACCCAGACGCACACCCCTTCAGGCACCGGCCAGCAGCAGCTGCTCAGGCTGTGGGTGGCGCTCGGGCTGGCCCTATGCGGCCTTTTTTTCACTCCCTGGGCACAGGCTGCGCGCGTCAAGGAAATCGCCTCCATTGAGGGCGTTCGCAGCAACCAGTTGACCGGATTCGGACTGGTCGTGGGCCTGGATGGAACCGGTGACCAGACCACCCAGATGCCCTACACCACCCAGGGACTGGCCAATTACCTGCGGCAACTCGGTTTGACCTTGCCCGCCGCACAGCTGACCCAGTTGCAAATGAAGAACGTGGCCGCCGTGTTGGTCACGGCCCAGCTCCCCGCCTTTGCACGCCCTGGCCAAAGCATGGATGTCAGCGTCTCGTCTATTGGCAACGCCAAGTCGGTCAAGGGCGGCACACTGATCGCCACGCCGCTCAAAGGCGCCGATGGTGAGGTCTATGCCATGGCCCAGGGCAACATCATCGTGGCCGGCGCCGGTGCTTCGTCCGGCGGCAGCAAGGTCACGGTCAATCATCTGGGCGTGGGCCGCATTCCGGACGGCGCCCAAGTGGAACGTGCCGTGCCCACCCCTCTGCTGGAGGGCAACAGCATCAGCCTGAGCCTGAACGCATCCGACTTTCAAACCGCGCGCAAGGTGGCAGCTGCAGTGAACCAGCACTTTGGCGCAGGCATCGCTGCCGCACTGGACGGACGCACGGTGCAGGTGCAGGTTCCCCCCGGTCCGAATGACCGCGTCAGCTTCATCGCGGAGATGGAAGAGTTGCCGGTCGAGTCTTCCGTCCAGTCCGCCAAGGTAATCATCAATGCACGCACCGGCTCCATCGTGCTCAACCAGGCCGTCACACTGGGTGCCTGCGCCATCGCGCACGGCAACCTGTCCATCAGCATCTCCTCCACTCCTTCCGTGAGCCAGCCCGGTGCTTTTTCCGGTGGCCAAACGGTAACCACCGAAAAGGCCAATATCGACATCAAGTCCGAACCCGGCAAACTGATCCAGCTGCCTGCGGCCGCGCAACTGGCGGACGTGGTCAAGGCACTCAACTCGCTGGGAGCCACACCGCAGGATCTGCTGGCCATATTGCAGGCCATCAAGTCGGCTGGCGCCCTGAACGCGGAACTGGAGGTCATCTGA
- the flgJ gene encoding flagellar assembly peptidoglycan hydrolase FlgJ, with protein sequence MSYGSINGTSAFSQSLAADAQSLGNLKMEAGKSTPESIKETAKQFESLFMKELLKSMRDANAAMKSGMLDNAGSDLGTDLLDQQFSVQMSGQPGGLADLIAAQLTRQMGTIPEGTSKPATTTPAISAPASNAPPAAKVSKSPTAGQVNFVNKLSDVAAKVEQETGIPASYMIGQAGHETAWGQHEIRNKGGSPSFNLFGIKAGADWKGKVAEVTTTEYVNGVAQKQVAKFRSYNSYEESFKDYAKLIGDSPRYAKVKLATASPQAFASGLQKAGYATDPQYAAKLSRAINTTLQLRRVQV encoded by the coding sequence ATGAGCTACGGTTCCATCAACGGCACTTCTGCATTCAGCCAGAGCCTGGCTGCCGATGCGCAGTCGCTGGGCAATCTGAAGATGGAAGCCGGCAAGAGCACACCCGAATCCATCAAGGAAACGGCCAAGCAGTTTGAGTCGCTGTTCATGAAGGAGCTGCTCAAAAGCATGCGCGACGCCAATGCAGCCATGAAGTCGGGCATGCTGGACAACGCTGGCAGTGACCTGGGAACCGACTTGCTGGACCAGCAGTTCTCGGTGCAGATGTCGGGCCAGCCCGGTGGATTGGCCGACCTGATCGCCGCCCAGCTCACACGCCAGATGGGCACCATTCCCGAAGGCACCAGCAAGCCCGCCACCACCACTCCGGCCATATCCGCCCCCGCCAGCAATGCACCCCCGGCAGCCAAGGTGAGCAAGTCACCCACGGCGGGCCAGGTGAACTTTGTGAACAAGCTTTCGGACGTGGCCGCCAAGGTCGAGCAGGAGACTGGCATACCGGCCAGCTACATGATCGGTCAGGCCGGGCACGAAACAGCCTGGGGCCAGCACGAAATCAGGAACAAGGGCGGCAGTCCGTCGTTCAACCTGTTTGGCATCAAGGCCGGTGCCGACTGGAAGGGCAAGGTGGCCGAAGTCACCACCACCGAATATGTCAACGGTGTGGCGCAAAAGCAGGTGGCCAAGTTCCGTTCCTATAACTCCTATGAAGAATCCTTCAAGGACTATGCCAAGCTGATTGGCGACAGTCCCCGCTATGCCAAGGTCAAGCTGGCCACCGCTTCGCCACAGGCCTTTGCCAGCGGACTGCAAAAGGCCGGTTACGCCACCGACCCCCAATACGCGGCCAAGCTGAGCCGGGCCATCAACACCACGCTGCAGCTGCGGCGGGTGCAAGTCTAG
- the flhF gene encoding flagellar biosynthesis protein FlhF, whose product MNIQRFTAATSREALAKARMAFGEGTLILSNRPVENGVEVVATGEDSLNSLDQGTSGFGKGGNGEPQRRSAESSSRDTASLVEDDANQLAMSTLSFQDYVRERMARRRQEATEESSKLIRIPRDEAPAPRTPEPRPTMEPMQQSAAPQAFAEPRPVVIKASPPVRPETDSLAGQAMSPSISRELNAMKELIEDRFNTLNWLGQARQNPIQANLMLKLIRAGYSPTLSRTILERLPAAADAMQSMQWVMDVLERNLHTDSKGVPLHQEGGVFALVGATGVGKTTTTAKLAGLCARTHGPNSVGLITLDSYRVGAQEQLRAYGKMLGIVAHLAHDRAALQDLLGLLANKKMVLIDTTGLAPRDPRKREMMDLLEIPGVKRLLVLNAGGHGDTLEDTVANFKTTANQQVILSKTDEAVKLGPALDAAIRHQLVLRGITTGQRVPEDWEAANANKLVRASMRSAGNSVYDPKISDLGFIFSHSTSNPAARNMFNA is encoded by the coding sequence ATGAACATCCAACGCTTTACCGCTGCGACTTCCCGCGAAGCGCTGGCCAAGGCCCGCATGGCATTTGGCGAAGGCACTCTGATTCTTTCCAACCGCCCAGTTGAAAACGGCGTGGAGGTCGTGGCCACCGGCGAAGACAGCCTGAACAGCCTGGACCAAGGCACCTCCGGCTTTGGCAAGGGTGGCAATGGCGAACCACAACGTCGCTCGGCTGAATCCAGCTCCCGCGACACCGCATCCCTGGTGGAAGACGATGCCAACCAGTTGGCCATGAGCACCCTCTCCTTCCAGGACTATGTGCGCGAACGCATGGCGCGTCGCCGCCAGGAAGCCACCGAGGAAAGCAGCAAACTCATTCGCATTCCGCGCGACGAAGCACCCGCACCGCGTACACCGGAACCGCGCCCGACCATGGAGCCGATGCAGCAGTCTGCAGCACCACAGGCCTTTGCAGAGCCTCGGCCCGTGGTGATCAAGGCCAGCCCCCCGGTGCGCCCCGAAACGGACAGCCTTGCCGGACAGGCCATGTCGCCCAGCATCAGCCGCGAACTCAATGCCATGAAGGAGCTGATTGAAGACCGCTTCAACACGCTCAACTGGCTGGGCCAGGCGCGCCAGAACCCGATCCAGGCCAACCTGATGCTCAAGCTGATCCGCGCCGGCTACTCGCCCACGCTGTCGCGCACCATCCTTGAACGCCTGCCGGCAGCGGCCGACGCCATGCAGTCCATGCAATGGGTGATGGATGTGCTGGAGCGCAATCTGCATACCGATTCCAAGGGTGTGCCCTTGCACCAGGAAGGCGGTGTATTCGCCCTGGTGGGCGCCACCGGCGTCGGCAAGACCACCACCACGGCCAAGCTGGCCGGCCTGTGCGCACGCACCCATGGTCCCAACAGCGTGGGGCTGATCACGCTGGACTCCTACCGCGTCGGTGCACAGGAACAACTGCGCGCCTACGGCAAGATGCTGGGCATCGTGGCCCACCTGGCCCATGACCGCGCCGCGCTGCAGGACCTGCTGGGCTTGCTGGCCAACAAGAAAATGGTCCTGATCGACACCACCGGCCTGGCACCGCGCGATCCGCGCAAGCGCGAAATGATGGACCTGCTGGAGATCCCGGGCGTCAAGCGCCTGCTGGTGCTCAATGCGGGTGGCCACGGCGACACGCTCGAAGACACGGTTGCCAACTTCAAGACGACCGCCAACCAGCAGGTCATCCTCTCCAAGACAGACGAGGCGGTCAAACTGGGCCCGGCCCTGGACGCCGCCATCCGCCACCAATTGGTGCTGCGTGGCATCACGACCGGCCAGCGCGTTCCGGAAGACTGGGAAGCTGCCAACGCCAACAAGCTGGTGCGCGCTTCCATGCGTTCGGCCGGCAACTCGGTGTATGACCCCAAGATCTCGGATCTGGGCTTCATCTTCAGCCACTCCACATCGAACCCTGCAGCCCGGAACATGTTCAATGCATGA